CGGTGCACACCCGCGCGACGCCCGGCGTGTACGCGCGGGACAGGTCGTCGCGGTTGTTCAGCGCGACGCGGGAGTTGACCTCGATCTTGCCGCCGAGGTGGATCAGGAAGGTGCGGTCCGAGATCTTGCGGATCCGGACGCCGGGCAGCGCGTCGAGGACCTCGGCGAGGTCGTTGGCGTGGTCGGCGGACCGCGCGTTGCAGGTGATGTCGACGACGATGCGATCGGCGTGCGACTCGACAACGTCGAACGCCGTGATGACTCCGCCCGCGCGACCGATCGCGCTGGTCAGATCGCCCGCTGCGGTCGTCGACGGCGGAGCCTCGACGCGCACGGTGATCGAATAACCCGGACCTGGAACCGGCATGGCACACCCCTGTCGAGCGGTACGGCTATGGACTTTGTCGGGCGCCGTTCTCCGGCGGCCCGCCGACCGCCGGAGTGGATCGCTCATCCGGGATGCAAGCCCACCGGGCCTGCTGAACGACCAGAACTTCACCCAGCACGAAAAATCCTAAAACTTTCCCGAGTGTGAGCGACGTCCGGCCGGTTACTTCTGAGTTGCCCTTGACAACCCGGATTACTTGTTGATGCGCGTGACCGGGTGAACGTAGGGCACGACGTCCTGGTCGAGCGGGAAGGTGGTGCTGCCGAACGGCGACTCCGCACCCTGCTTGTCGGCCCAGAACTCGCTCACCGCGTGCTCCCCGTCGGTGACCTGCGGCCACGTCGGGTCGATGCGGTCCTTGTTGGTCTTGCCGGCCACGTCGTCCTCCTGTGCATTCCGGCTAACGGTGCAGGTCCAGTTTGCCGGATGTGGTGGTCAACCTCATCCAAGGGTGTGCATGCCCATAGTCCGGCGGACCTCCACGACCCCGCCGAGAGCTGCTTTTGAAGCGGCGCAGCCGCTCAGCCCACCCTCGCAACCGGCACCGCCGCGGGTTCTCAGCGTTCGCCTGGCGAGGACAGCCCGCTCGCCGTGTGTTGGGCATACACAAGAGCGGGCTCCCGGAGTCCAGGCGGGCGCTGAGGTTCCGCTACCCGCGCCGCCACGCAGAACGAGTTCGTCAGTGCAGCTTCTGGGGCTCGGAACCGGCGAGGTGCTGGGTATCGTGGTGGGGATGTCTTCGCTTGCGGAATGGCTGCGGGAACGCGGCGACGAGACCCTCGTGGCGCTGCTGCGCGCTCGTCCGGACCTCGCGACGCCGCCGCCCGCCGACACCTCGGTGCTGGCCACGCGCGTCGGGGTGCGCTCGTCGGTGGCGCGGGCCTGCGAAGACCTGGACTCCTTCGCGCTCTCCACGCTCGAAGCGCTGGTGCTGCTCGACGCCGATCTCAAGCCGGTTCCGCTGGAGGCGGTCGCCGGGATGCTGGGCGGCGAGATCACTCCGCAGCAGGCTCGGCGGGCCGTCGAGCGGCTGCGCCGCCTGGCGCTGACGTGGGGCGATGACGAGGAGCTGGCCATCTCGTCGGCGGCGCGCGAGGTGCTGCCCAACTTCCCGGCCGGGCTCGGCCGCCGGGCCGAGAACCTGACCGAGGACGCCGCGAAGGCCGCGCTCGCCGATCTCGACGAGGAGGAGCGGCGGCTGGTCGGCAAGCTCGCCGCCGGCTCGCCGGTCGGCCAGACCAAGGACGCCGCCAAGCACGTCACGCTCGAGCAGGCGACGAATCCGGTGCAGCGCCTGCTGGCCAAGGGCCTGCTGCTGCGGCGCGACGCCGAGACCGTCGAACTGCCCCGGCAGCTCGCGCTCGCCGTGCGCGGGGAGCACCCGATGGGCGCGGTCGAGCCGGACGAGCCGATCCCGGACCTGACCGGTTCCGACCGGTCGACGGTGGACAGCACCGGCGGTGGCGAGGTGCTGGAGCTGCTGCGGCACGTCGAGGACCTGCTCAACGCCTGGGGCGAGGAGCCGCCGGACGTGCTGCGCTCCGGCGGCGTCGGAGTGCGCGAGCTGCGCCGCACCGCCAAGGCCATTGAGGTCGACGAGGCGCGGCTCGGGCTGCTGGTGGAACTCGCCGTCGCGGCCAACCTCATCGCCAACAGCGAAGCCGCCGAACCGCAGTGGGTGCCGACCTACCAGTCCGACACCTGGCTGGCCTCCCCGCCCGAACAGCGCTGGGCCGCGCTCGCGCAGGCCTGGCTCGACCTGCCGCGGCTGCCCGGCCTGATCGGCGCCCGCGACGAGAAGGACCGCCTGCTCGGCCCGCTGTCCGAAGACCTCCGCCGCCCGCTCGCCCCGAAGGACCGCCGCCGCGTCCTCGACTACCTGGACGAGCTGCCCGGTGGTCACGGCGCCCGGCCCGACGACGTCGCCGCCGTGCTCGCCTGGCGGGCCCCGCGCCGCGGCGGCCGGCTGCGCGACGACCTGGTGCGCTGGATCCTCGCCGAGGCGACCGCGCTCGGCATCGTCGCGCTGCACGCGCTGACCAGCGCCGGACGCGTGCTGCTCGCCGACGGCGCCGCCGGAGCCGCTCGGCTGCTCGCCGACGCGCTGCCCGAACCGCTGGACCACGTGCTGGTGCAGGCCGACCTGACGGTGGTCGCGCCGGGACGCCTCGAACCGGACCTGGCCATCGAGATGAAGCTCGTCGCCGACGTCGAATCCGCGGGCAGCGCAACGGTTTACCGGATCAGCGACGCCAGCGTCCGCCGCGCCCTCGACGCCGGCCACACCGCCGACGACCTGCACGCGCTGTTCCGCAACCGCTCGCGGACCCCGATCCCGCAGGCCCTGACCTACCTGATCGACGACGTCGCCCGCCGCCACGGCCGCCTCCGCGCGGGCACCGCAGCGGCCTTCCTGCGCTGCGACGATCCGCTGCTGCTGGCCGAGATCATGGCCAAACCGGCGAGCGAGGAGCTCGAACTGCGCCGCATCGCGCCCACCGTCCTGGTCAGCCCGCTACCGCTGGCCGACGTGGTGGAAACCTTGCGAGCGGCGGGATTCACGCCGGTGGCCGAAGGCCCCGACGGCAACGTCCTGGACCTCCGGGAGAGCGGCCGCCGAGTGCGCGGCAAGAGCCGCCCGGCAGCGCCGGCGGCGATCGCGCGCCCGAACGCGGAGCAGCTCGCGGAGCTCGTGGCGCAGCTGCGCGCGGGAGACCGCGCAGGGGCGGCGCGGCGCGGGAGCGCCGTGAGCCCCGAGCGCGGGCGTCCGAGCGCGGAGGCGACGCTGCAGCTGCTGCGCGACGCGGCGCGGCAGCGCCGGAGCGTGTGGCTGGGCTTCGTGGACACGCGCGGAGTGCGGAGCGAGCGCGTGGTCCGCCCGGTCAGCGTCGGCGGCGGAGTGCTCCAAGGAGTGGACACCACGAGCGAGGAGCTCGGCCACTACCCGCTCCACCGCATCATGACCGTCGCCGTCGTCGAGGACTGACCACCCGGCCGTCCGGCCACCCGGTCACGCGCTCCACCCGGCCACGAGACCCATCCGACCACGACGAGATCCGTCCGGTCGTGAGGTCCGTCCGGACCGGGGCCGTCCGGCGGCGCGGTCCGGCGGCGCGGTCCGTCGGTACGCAATTTCAATGGAAATTTGACGTCGAATTTCCATTGAAATCGCGGACGTCGCTCACCGGCACCGGCGTGTCGCGTCCCGACACGCCGTAGATCCGCAAGTTCAATTGAAATCGGATGTCTGATTTCAATTGAAATTGCGGACCCGCCTGCGCCCGGCTGGTCGACGGCGCTACTGGGCCGTGGTGGCCATGCGCTGGCGCATGGCGTGGGTGACCAGGGCGATCAGCGCCTGCTTGGTGCTCTCGCGGTTTCGGGCGTCGACGCTGATCATCGGCACCGACGGGTCGATGGTCAGGGCCTCTCGGACGTCCTCCATGCGGTGGTGCATGACGCCGTCGAAGGTGTTCACCGCGACGATGTACGGCAGGCCGCGGTCGTCGAAGAAGTCGATCGAGGCGAAGGCGTCCGCCAGGCGGCGGGTGTCGACCAGCACCACCGCGCCGATCGCGCCCTTCACCAGGTCGTCCCACATGAACCAGAACCGGTGCTGGCCGGGGGTGCCGAACAGGTAGAGGATCAGCTCCGAGTCCAGCGAGACGCGGCCGAAGTCCATCGCCACCGTGGTGGTGACCTTGCCCGGCGTGGCGCTGAGGTCGTCGACCCCGACGCTGGCCTCGGTCATCACCGCTTCGGTGGTCAGCGGCACGATTTCCGAGACCGAGCCGACGAAAGTCGTCTTCCCGACGCCGAACCCGCCGGCGACCACGATCTTCGTCGAGGTCTTCCGGCCGCCGGGCGTCGTGCGGGGATCAGAGCCTGCGAAGCCCACTGAGCACCCTCTCCAAGAACTCCATGGACGGCCGATCGCCGACGACCATGCCGCTGTCGTGAATCAGAACCAGGCCGGTGTCGGCCATGTCGCCGATCAGCACGCGCACCACGCCCAGAGGCAGGCGCAGGTGCGCGGCGACCTCGGCGACGGAACGGGCTTCCAGGCACAGCTCGGAGATCGAGCGGTGCTCGGACCTGGACTGGGCCGCCTGGGTGCGGCCGCGTTCGCTGGTGGTGACCAGCGTTTCGATAGCAAGATCATAATCAGTGCGGGTCCGCCCCCGGGTGCGGGCGTAAGGCCGCACGAGCGAACCGCTGTCGAGCCCGTCGTCCTCCGGCCCGTCGATGCTCGGGATGGCCGGCATCGATCCCGAGATCGACGGCATGGACTGCGAGATCGGTGCCATCGGCTGCGAGATCGACGGCATCGACTGGGAGATCGGGGACATCGACTGCGAGATCGACGGCATGGACACCGAAGGCGGGCCGCCGCCGTCGGTCGGGCGCGGCCGGGCCGGCACCTCCGCGGACGAGTCGTAGCCGGAGCCGAACAGGTCGGCACCGGGGCCGCCGAACAGCGCCCGGTCGTAACCGCCGAGCGAGTCGGAGTTCTGGCCGGACGCGTCGTCCACGAAGTCGTCCTGCCAGGACTCCGCGCTCAACCTCTTGTTGTAGAGGCGGAACAGGTCACCGTCCCAGCTGGGCTCGGAACCGGTGGTCATGGCGAGCTCCCCTCAGCGTTCTCCAGCCGGAGTCACCGGCGGCCCATGCCCTGCAGCTGCGCGCGCAGTTCCGGCGTGAGCTGCCGGCCGACCCGCTCCACGAGCAGGGTCATCTCGTAGGCGACCAGGCCGATGTCGGCGTTGGGCGCGGCGAGCACGGCCAGGCAGGAACCGTCGCTGATGGACATCAGGAACAGGTAGCCCTGCTCCATCTCCACCACGGTCTGGGTGACCTCGCCGGCTTCGAAGCAGCGCGCGGCGCCCTGCGTGAGGCTGACCAGACCGGACGCGACCGCGGAAAGCTGCTCGGCGCGGTCCCGCGGCAAACCTTGTGATCCGGCGAGCAGCAGGCCGTCCGCGGACACGACCACCGAGTGCGCCACGCCGGGAACCCGACGCACGAAGTCGGTGATCAGCCAACTGAAGCTGTTGCTGCTCATCGGTTGCTGCACGGACCCGTTCACTCCTGCTCCTCGGGACGGCTCGGATTCGAGCGGGGTTCGGTGGAAACCGGTTCGGCCTTGGAGTGCCTACCCCGTTTGACACCCTGCTGGAAGTTGGCCATCCGGCCGCGCACGGCGTCCGCCGAGCGCGGGGCGGCTGGCTTGCGGCGCGGAGCCTGCGACGAGCGCGGGGTGACCGAGCCCGGCAGCAGGTTCGTCTTGGGCACCCGCTTGGGCAGCCCGGCCGCGGTGGTCTCCTGGACCTCCGGCGACTGCAGCAGCGCTTCGGCCGCCTTCCAGCCGACGTCGGCGCCGCCCCAGCCGGGGTCGGGCGCGGTGGTGCGCGGGACCTCCGCGACGGGCTCGGCCACCGGTTCGGCGACCGGCTCCGGCTCGGCGGCCGGGGACGGTGCGGGCGGCGTCGGCTTGGCCTCGGCGCCCAGCGGCGAATCGTCCCCGTCGGACTCGCGGAACCACTGCGAGAGCACTGCTTCGTAGATCGGCAGGCGTTGCGTCGGCGCGTCGTCCATCTCCCAGGAAGCCCCTCTCGGCTCGTCGTCGGCGAACGCCGACGACGGGCCAGGGGTGCCCTGGACCGGGCTCCCTTCATGGGCGAAGGTGTCCGGGAACGCGTCCTGCCGGGTTCCGTTGTCGGCGGCGCGCTCGGGGGTCGACCCGTTCAGCGCGCTGCCGTTGTGCGCCGGTTCGTCCAGCTCGGACGGGAACTCCGTCGGGGTGAACTTCGCGGTCTTCTCCGCCTCGAACGGGCTGTGGAAGAGGTCGGCCGGGCTCGCGGGGACCCCGCACTGCCCGTTGGGGATCTCGTCGCTCGGCCACTCCTCGGCGCGGACGTCATCGGCCGCGGGCGCCTGTTCATCCTCCCACCGGGGGACGTCGGTGGCGCCGAACGAATCGCCGGAGGACAGCGTCACCGAGTACTGGGTCGACAGCTCGGTGCCGGATTCCTCCGGTTCGGGCTCCGGTTCCGGCTCCGGGGTGAACGCGGTCGGCTGGTCCAGGCTGAGCTGCGGCAGCGGGGCGCGCTCGGTGGGCGGCTCGGCGGAGCGACCGCCGAACGCGGCGGCCAGCCCGAGGTGCGTGCCGGTCTCGCCGAGCGAGTCGCGGCGCTCGTCGCCCCGGCCGCGCGGCATGTCGGGCATCGGCATCGGGCCGTCCGGGGTGATC
This portion of the Saccharopolyspora antimicrobica genome encodes:
- a CDS encoding roadblock/LC7 domain-containing protein → MSSNSFSWLITDFVRRVPGVAHSVVVSADGLLLAGSQGLPRDRAEQLSAVASGLVSLTQGAARCFEAGEVTQTVVEMEQGYLFLMSISDGSCLAVLAAPNADIGLVAYEMTLLVERVGRQLTPELRAQLQGMGRR
- a CDS encoding helicase-associated domain-containing protein, producing the protein MGMSSLAEWLRERGDETLVALLRARPDLATPPPADTSVLATRVGVRSSVARACEDLDSFALSTLEALVLLDADLKPVPLEAVAGMLGGEITPQQARRAVERLRRLALTWGDDEELAISSAAREVLPNFPAGLGRRAENLTEDAAKAALADLDEEERRLVGKLAAGSPVGQTKDAAKHVTLEQATNPVQRLLAKGLLLRRDAETVELPRQLALAVRGEHPMGAVEPDEPIPDLTGSDRSTVDSTGGGEVLELLRHVEDLLNAWGEEPPDVLRSGGVGVRELRRTAKAIEVDEARLGLLVELAVAANLIANSEAAEPQWVPTYQSDTWLASPPEQRWAALAQAWLDLPRLPGLIGARDEKDRLLGPLSEDLRRPLAPKDRRRVLDYLDELPGGHGARPDDVAAVLAWRAPRRGGRLRDDLVRWILAEATALGIVALHALTSAGRVLLADGAAGAARLLADALPEPLDHVLVQADLTVVAPGRLEPDLAIEMKLVADVESAGSATVYRISDASVRRALDAGHTADDLHALFRNRSRTPIPQALTYLIDDVARRHGRLRAGTAAAFLRCDDPLLLAEIMAKPASEELELRRIAPTVLVSPLPLADVVETLRAAGFTPVAEGPDGNVLDLRESGRRVRGKSRPAAPAAIARPNAEQLAELVAQLRAGDRAGAARRGSAVSPERGRPSAEATLQLLRDAARQRRSVWLGFVDTRGVRSERVVRPVSVGGGVLQGVDTTSEELGHYPLHRIMTVAVVED
- a CDS encoding GTP-binding protein, whose amino-acid sequence is MGFAGSDPRTTPGGRKTSTKIVVAGGFGVGKTTFVGSVSEIVPLTTEAVMTEASVGVDDLSATPGKVTTTVAMDFGRVSLDSELILYLFGTPGQHRFWFMWDDLVKGAIGAVVLVDTRRLADAFASIDFFDDRGLPYIVAVNTFDGVMHHRMEDVREALTIDPSVPMISVDARNRESTKQALIALVTHAMRQRMATTAQ
- a CDS encoding DUF742 domain-containing protein yields the protein MTTGSEPSWDGDLFRLYNKRLSAESWQDDFVDDASGQNSDSLGGYDRALFGGPGADLFGSGYDSSAEVPARPRPTDGGGPPSVSMPSISQSMSPISQSMPSISQPMAPISQSMPSISGSMPAIPSIDGPEDDGLDSGSLVRPYARTRGRTRTDYDLAIETLVTTSERGRTQAAQSRSEHRSISELCLEARSVAEVAAHLRLPLGVVRVLIGDMADTGLVLIHDSGMVVGDRPSMEFLERVLSGLRRL